The DNA region TACCAACTGACGGATCGGGCGACTAAGTATGCCATTTTGTTGATTACGCTGACATTCATGGCTTTCTTTGTGTTCGAAACGTTAACGGGCAAAAGGCTACACCCAATGCAGTATCTGCTGGTGGGGCTGTCGCTGGTGATGTTTTATCTGCTGCTGCTGGCGCTCTCAGAACACATTGGCTTCACCCTGGCGTGGGTTGTCGCCAGTCTGGTCGGCGCGCTGATGAACGGGGTTTATCTCCAGGCGGTATTGCAGGGTTGGCGTAGTAGCGTGATCTTCACTCTGGCATTGCTGGTGCTGGATGGCGTGATGTGGGTTCTGCTGCGCTCGGAAGACAGCGCGCTGCTGCTGGGAACGAGCGTACTGCTGCTGGCCCTGGGGAGCGTGATGTTCCTGACGCGGCATCTGGACTGGTATGCGTTCTCGCGAACGAAACCGACACCGACAGCGCCGAAACCGACAGCACCGGTGGACGATGCGTTACGCGTGTGGAAGTAAATTCAGTTAACAGCAGATAAGAAAAACGGCGCATTGAGCGCCGTTTTTTTGACGGTAATAACCCGATTAATCCTGCAGATCGCCACAGAAACGGTAACCTTCACCGTGAATCGTCGCGATAATTTCCGGCGTGTCCGGCGTCGATTCGAAATGCTTACGAATACGACGGATGGTCACGTCAACGGTACGGTCATGCGGCTTCAGCTCACGACCGGTCATTTTCTTCAGCAGCTCAGCACGAGACTGGATCTTACCCGGGTTCTCGCAGAAGTGAAGCATGGCACGGAACTCGCTACGCGGCAGTTTGTACTGTTCACCATCAGGCCCGATCAGAGAACGGCTGTTGATGTCCAGTTCCCAACCGTTGAACTTGTAGCTTTCAACGCTACGACGTTCTTCACTGACGGTACCCAGATTCATGGTACGGGACAGAAGGTTACGGGCACGGATAGTCAGTTCGCGCGGGTTAAACGGTTTGGTGATGT from Citrobacter amalonaticus Y19 includes:
- the arcA gene encoding two-component system response regulator ArcA, whose translation is MQTPHILIVEDELVTRNTLKSIFEAEGYDVFEATDGAEMHQILSEYDINLVIMDINLPGKNGLLLARELREQANVALMFLTGRDNEVDKILGLEIGADDYITKPFNPRELTIRARNLLSRTMNLGTVSEERRSVESYKFNGWELDINSRSLIGPDGEQYKLPRSEFRAMLHFCENPGKIQSRAELLKKMTGRELKPHDRTVDVTIRRIRKHFESTPDTPEIIATIHGEGYRFCGDLQD